The proteins below are encoded in one region of Archocentrus centrarchus isolate MPI-CPG fArcCen1 chromosome 13, fArcCen1, whole genome shotgun sequence:
- the bmp16 gene encoding bone morphogenetic protein 16 produces MFPANLLLLMVLLLPHASSGRQGEDTSEIDHGRVSPTPSALSPLLRDPSLAQTIQSLLLSRLGLQSQPDPRPGVPVPRYLLDLYHFHQQQYHLVEDSSFSFPSQHIQEANTIRSFHHNEPPGESLKAEDHTRVHISFNISSIPQDERVLSAELRLLRSDRASLGPGPHRLNLYLSEHQEDPEPTLVDTRLLTNGFHGYKLKGFWEAFSLSAELLHKAHAGTGRLGFLLEVRPENSTTSLTEQNLSSAADEGAEKSKEAHLRVCRSVGQDDHSWAQERPLLVTYSHDGRGQPLVKHGRRNPGNGQRIRGKKGANVRSKNSSNGLKRNPVWGRAKKMGYTVPGWGDDKGGISWRERGRVKRNGGRSAKLKRLSRNRCRRHPLYVDFNDVGWHKWIIAPSGYDAFFCLGECRFPLADHMNSSSHAMVQTLVNSVNGAVPRPCCVPTSLSPIALLYLDSQDRVVLKNYQDMVVEGCGCR; encoded by the exons ATGTTCCCTGCTAACCTGCTGCTCCTCATGGTCCTGCTGCTACCTCATGCCTCGTCTGGTCGCCAGGGTGAAGACACCAGTGAGATTGATCATGGCAGGGTGTCCCCCACACCTTCCGCTTTGTCACCATTACTCCGGGATCCTAGTCTGGCTCAGACCATACAGAGTCTCCTTTTGAGCCGACTGGGGCTGCAGTCTCAGCCTGACCCAAGGCCTGGAGTGCCGGTGCCGCGATACCTCCTGGATCTTTACCATTTCCACCAGCAGCAGTACCATCTTGTAGAGGACTCTTCATTTAGTTTCCCCAGCCAGCACATCCAGGAGGCCAACACTATACGCAGCTTCCACCACAACG AGCCCCCTGGAGAAAGTCTCAAAGCAGAGGATCATACCAGAGTGCACATTTCCTTCAATATCTCCTCCATCCCTCAGGATGAGAGAGTGCTCTCTGCTGAGCTCCGGCTCCTTCGCAGTGACAGAGCCTCTTTGGGACCTGGACCCCACAGACTAAACCTATACCTCTCTGAGCACCAGGAGGACCCTGAGCCCACTCTGGTGGACACAAGGTTACTCACCAATGGCTTCCACGGTTACAAATTAAAAGGTTTCTGGGAGGCTTTTAGTCTTAGCGCAGAGCTCCTACATAAGGCCCATGCTGGGACTGGCAGACTAGGATTTCTCCTGGAGGTCAGACCTGAAAACAGCACCACCTCACTTACTGAGCAGAACCTCTCTTCTGCTGCAGATGAGGGGGCAGAGAAATCAAAAGAGGCACATCTGAGGGTATGCAGATCTGTGGGACAGGACGATCATAGCTGGGCCCAAGAGAGACCGCTCTTGGTGACTTATAGTCACGATGGCCGTGGACAACCTCTGGTCAAACATGGCAGGAGAAACCCTGGTAATGGCCAGAGGATTAGAGGGAAAAAAGGAGCAAACGTTAGGTCCAAGAACAGCAGCAACGGTCTCAAAAGAAACCCAGTCTGGGGAAGAGCCAAAAAAATGGGGTACACTGTGCCAGGCTGGGGGGATGATAAAGGAGGAATCAGTTGGAGAGAACGGGGAAGAGTGAAAAGAAATGGTGGCCGTTCTGCAAAACTGAAACGCCTTTCCCGTAATAGATGTCGCCGCCATCCTCTGTATGTAGATTTTAACGATGTGGGCTGGCACAAGTGGATCATTGCACCCAGTGGCTATGACGCCTTCTTCTGCCTGGGTGAGTGTCGCTTTCCTTTGGCTGACCACATGAACTCCTCAAGCCATGCCATGGTTCAAACTCTGGTAAACTCTGTAAATGGAGCAGTGCCCCGGCCGTGCTGTGTCCCAACCTCTCTCAGTCCAATTGCCCTGCTCTACCTGGACTCTCAAGACCGAGTAGTGCTGAAGAATTATCAGgacatggtggtggagggctgcGGCTGTCGGTAG